The sequence TCCCGCTGTTCGAATCGGTCATCGAATCGCGGATGGCGATGGCGGCGGCCCCCGCGCTCGGCATCCTCCTGGCCCTCGCCTGTGACCGCTGGGACGCGCAGGCCCGGCCCGCCGGCTCCACCGGGCGCGTTGCCGCCGACGACCGGGCGCTGAGAGCCGTGGGGTGGGCGGCAGTCACCGCCGCCCTCCTTCCGATAGTGCCGACCCCGCTGGCCACCGTCGACCGGGCCGCCGTCCCCTCTTTCATTGCCGACGGCACCTGGCGCGCTTCCGTACCGCAGGGCCGCACTCTCGTCCCCGTGCCGCTGCCCGACCCCGCCCACACCGAGGCCCTGCACTGGCAGACCACCGCCGGCCTCGGCTTTCCGCTGCCCGGCGGCTACTTCAACGGACCGTACGGGCCCGACCGGACCGGCATCTACGGCCCGGTGCCCCGCTCCACCTCCGCCCTCCTGAGCGAGGTCAGCCGCACCGGCCGGACCCCGGACATCGGCCCGGCGCAGCGACGGGAAGCCCGCAAGGATCTGCGCTTCTGGCGGGCGGGGGCGGTCGTGCTCGTTTCGCAACCGGGAGACCAGGCGCTACGTCTCACTGTGCAGCGGCTGATGGGGGCGCCGGGGCGGTGGATCGGCGGCGTCTGGGTGTGGCAGGTGCACGGGGACACCGGCGCGGGATCGACAGCGGCCTGAACGCGAGAGTGTGAGCGGCAAGACATGACCGGGACCGGACCCGAGGACCGTATCGAGGCCGAGCGGGCGTACACGGAGTACGTCTCCGCCAGGCTGCCCACGCTCCGCCGCATTGCACACCTGCTCTGCAAGGACTTCCACCGGGCCGACGACGTCGTGCAGACCACCCTCACCAAGCTGTACGTCCACTGGCGGCGCGCCCGCGCGGCCGACGACCTGGACCGCTATGTGCACACCATGCTCGTCCGGTGCTTCCTCAACGAGCAGCGGCTCGAATGGGCGCGCGTGCGCCTGTCGGGGTCCCCACACGAAACCCCCGGGCTGCCGCCGGCCGCAGGCGTGCCAGACATCGAGACGCGCACCGTCGTCCACACGGCGCTCCTGCGCGTCCCGGCCCGGCAGCGCGCCGTGCTCGTGCTGCGCTACTTGTGCGATCTGCCGGTGGCGGAGGTGGCTGGGATCCTGGGCTGTTCGGAGGGAAACGTGAAGAGCCAGTCCGCCCGCGGCCTCACCCGGCTGCGTGCCCAACTCGGCGGCCAACTGCCCGTATCCGCGGCGTCCAGGAGGGAGGCGTAGCGGCCGTGCACGACGACGAACTGGAACGGGAAGCAGCCCAGCTGCTCACCCCGCTGCACGATTTCGAACCGGGGCCCGGGGCGCCAGGGGTGGATGTGGCCCGCGCCATTCGGCAGGGGCGGCAGCGGCGACGGGTCCGCGGGGCGGCACTGCCGGTGCTCGCGGCAGCCGTGGTCGCGGTGGTGGCCGTGGCCTTCTTGCTGGTGATCCACGCCCTGCCCGGCAGCCGCAGCGTGCCACCCGCCGACCGTCCGCTCACCCCCAAGCCAGGGCCGTCCGCCGCCCGCACACCGACCCCGAGCAGCACCACGGATCCCCCTTCGCAGGCACCGAGCCCGCCCCCGGGCCCCACGGAAACACCGACAGATACGTCGACTCCGACACTGACCGGCACACCGACCGAAACGCCAACCGATACGTCGACATCTCCCACAGGAACTCCCTCGGGTACAGGGACTCCCTCGGGCACGGCGACGCCGAGCTCACGTGCGCGGGTCACTGCGACCCCCACCACCGGTGCCCCGGATCAGAAGCCTTCCGGTGCGGATCTGGTGCGACACGCCTGAACTGGCCCAGACAACGAGCAAGGCCCCGGTCACCGACCTGGGCCTCAACTACGGAGCGGACTACGGGAATCGAATCCGCGCGCTGCGCTCGGAAATCAGGGGCTTTCGGGCGCCTAATATCCGGCCGAGCGATAAAGCAGGCATGACCGGCGGCGAGGGACGGGCCGCCGAGCAGTCGGCCCGTCCCTCGCCGTACCCCTTCTCAAGCCGGTCTTGATCGACGTACTGGTGAAAGGTGCCTGAGTGCAGACGGGTCGGGAAGCGTCCTCGAGGGCTCCGCAAGAAAGCCGGTGCCGGCTTGGCGTCATCGTCGCCTCACCGGACTTTGTACGCCACGGTCCGAGCGGGACGGGCGTAGCGCAGCGGGCTGTACCCGTGGGAGCTTGTACAGCCCGCAGCATGTGTGCGGGCGTGTCAGCCGGGGCGTCGGACCTCAGCGGCGCTCGCAGGCAAGTGTCAGGCACAGCATCAGCACCTCGTAGGGGGTGTTGTCGCTCTGTGCAGGGGGCGTCTCCTCGGAGTCCGCGACGAACCGCCACTGCGATGGCTGGGCGTGCTCGGTCTCTCCCTTCTTATCCACCTCGACGTGGAGTGTGCGGGCCTGCGGATCGTTCGTCTCGACGAGCACTTCGTCGCTGTCGACCGAGAAGTGGTCGTGTAACAGGACCAGACCGAACCGGTCCAGGTTGCCGTGCTTCTCCAGCACGGCCTTGATGTCCCTGGCGAACTCCGCGTCCTGTGGGCCGAGCGGTTCTGCGTCTTCGAAGCGAGGAAGGTGGTGCGATGCGCGGCTGGTCTGCGTAGGCATGCCGATCTCCCTTCGACCGCGCTCTGCGGTCTCAAGACACCTTAGACACATGGTGAGTTGCAGCAGAAGCGCCCGAGGAAGGGATCCCATGCGAGCCGGACGGCGCTGCTGGGACTCAACGCCCACGCCGGGGCGACGAAAAGGCGGTACTGCAGGCCACCCGCATCCCCCTGTGCCTCCTGGCCCATCGAATCCAGCAGTTCACATGTGAAATCGTCCGCGGCCTCAAGCGGTTACGTAGTACGCGACGTCTTCCGCCTGATCCGGCCCGGGAGTACACACCGGTCCGGTGAGAATGAACCCATGGACCGTCTGCTGCACCTCGACCGCACGCTCGACGAGCTGGACCCACCGCGCTGGGTGCCGCCTGCCGATGACGCGACCCGTTTGGTGCGCACCGTGCATGAGTTGCGCCGTGTGCCCTTGGGGGAACTCGGTCCCGTGGATCTGCGTACCCTCATTTCACAGCAGGTGGCGCTGCCCTATGTCCTTCCGCTCGCCGTGCGCTTGCTGCTCGAGGAGCCGCTGCTCGACGCCTGCTTCTACGAGGGTGACCTGCTGCGCGCCACCGTCAATGCCCCTGCCCCGGTCTGGGCCTTCCTGCCGGAGCTCGGCGCCCGGCTGCGGACCGTCATCACGGCATTGCCGGAGAGTGCGGTTGCCGGCCTGCCTCGGGGTACCGCGGAGGAGCTTGCCCGCTTCGTCGGGGGGCCCGCACGGTGAGGCTCTGACCTGGGGGGAATGCCCTGGGTGGGGCGCAGCCGTCGGTTGGGTTGGGGACAGGGCCGGCGGCGTGGTGGTGCCGGCGGACGGGTGCGGGACGTCCGGTCAGGCCGTCAGCATTCCTGACGTGTCGATGACCTGGCGGATGGCGCGGCCCGAAGTCAGCTCCTCCAGCGCGGTGTTGATGTCGCCGAGGGGCAGGGTGCCCGTGTGCATCCGCTCGACCGGCATCAGGCCGGCTCGCCACAGGTCCAGGAACCGGGGGATGTCGCGGCGTGGGACCGCGTCGCCCATGTACGAGCCCAGGAGGGACTTGCCTTCGCCCGCGAAGGTGAGGGCCGGGATCTCCAGCACCCGGTCGGGGGCGGGGAGGCCGACCGAGACGACCTTGCCGCCTCGGGCCACGGAGGTCAGGCACTGCGCCATCACTCGGGGGCTGCCTACCGCCTCCACTGCCAACTCGGCGCCACCGCCTGTGAGTTCGCGTACTGCGTCGAGGGCTTCGGCGGGGTCGTAGGCGTGGGTCGCGCCCAGTTGGAGAGCCAGTTCGCGCTTCTCGGGGACCGGGTCGACGGCGATGACGGGGTAGGCGCCCGCCGCGCGGGCGCCCAGAACCGCGGACAGGCCCACTCCGCCCAGACCGTAGACCACCGCCGACTGGCCGGGACGCAGGGCGGCGGTGTTGATGACGGCTCCGGCGCCGGTCAGGACCGCACAGCCGAACATGGACGCCACCCCGAAGGAGATGTCCTTCGGGATCGGTACCACCGACTCCTGGGCCAGTACGGCGTATTCGGAGAATGCCGAGACGCCCAGCTGGTGGTGGACGGGGGCGCCGGAGGCGTCGGTCAGCAGGGACGGGCCGTGCAGCAGCGCACCCGACCCGTTCGATGCGGCGGCCTGGGCGCACAGCGCGGGCCGGCCGGCCGCGCAGTCGGCGCAGAAGCCGCAACTCGGCACGAACACCATGGCCACATGGTCGCCGGGACGTACCCGGCCCACGCCCGGTCCGGTCTCCTGGACGACGCCCACCGCCTCGTGACCGAGCGCCATCGGCAGCGGGCGGACCCGGTCGCCGTTGACCACCGACAGGTCGGAGTGACAGAGCGAGGCGGCCGCGACACGGACCAGCACCTCGCCCTCGCGGGGGCCGCCCAGCTCCAGCTCCGCCACCTCCACCGGACGGGTCTCGGAGTAGGGGCGGGCGGCCGACACGCGGCGCAGTATCGCGGCACGGGTCTTCATGCCCGCACCTCCGGGCGCGGGGCGCAGCGCAGCACGTCGCGGCTGTCCAGCAGGGGGACGATCAGGCCGAGCACGATGTCCTGGAAGTGCGGCGTGGCGCAGTGGGCGGTGAAGTCGGCCTCGCAGCCGTACTCCTCGTACAGCACGACGGTCCGCGGGTCCTCGAGGCCCTGGTGGACGCGGTAGGCGAGATTGCCCGGCTCCCGGCGGGAGGCGGCGGCCACGGTGTCGAGCAGGGAGAGGACGCTGTTCTCCTCGCCCTCCTTGGTGCGGTAGCGGGCGACGACGACGTATGACATGGGGTCTTACTCCTGGGGTGGTGCGGTGGGCCTCTTCAGGGCGGCGGGCGGGACCGGCGGCAGCTGGTCCCGGCGCAGGTTCCAGAGGCGGGGGTCGGAGGTGGCGGCGGCGACGGACCCGAGGGCCAGCGCCAGCGCCACGTCCGCGGGGGACTCGACGAAGCCCGCGGCGACGGACGGGGACATCGCGCGCTGTGACTGCGGGCTCATCCGGGCGATGACCGGGGCGGGCATGACTTCGACCAGGTCCGGCGCCCCGCGCGAGACCGCGTCCATGGAGCGGCGGAGATTGGACCGGTCGGTGACGAACACCTTCATCATCGTCAGCAGGCCGAGCGGCCGGCCCTTCTCCGCCAGGGACAGCCGGGTACTGACCACGCCGTGGGCGCCCATGGACTTGATGAACTCCAGCGCGCCCCGGTCCTGGGCCAGGCCCGGGCTGCTGTCCACGTTCACGAACACGGTCTTCCCCGCCCGGCCCAGCGCCGGCAGGACCTGTGGCAGCTGCCCGACGGTGAGCGAGGCGACGATGCACAACTTGGCCGGTGCGGTCAGGAACTGCCGCACGGGCTGGGTGCCGACGACCGACGCGACGACCGGGATGTCGGCGAGCGCCGAGGTGAGCCGCGGGTCGAGCGCGGCACCGGACCGGGACGGGGAACGAGTCATGGCAAGGGCCTGTCTGGGGAGTGAGGGGGTGCCGTGACGGAGGTCAGCTCAGCGGGGACGTGCCGAAGCGGCTGGGGAGGCCCAGCTTGCCAGGGTTGAGGATGCCGGCCGGGTCCAGGGCCTTCTTCACCGCGACGAACGTCGCGAAGCCCGCACCGAGGGACTTTGCCATGTAGGGGCCGCGCAGCAGACCGCAGCCGTGGTGGTGGCTGAGCGCCGCGCCGTGCGCGACGAGCACGGCGTTGGCCGCGTCCCACACCGCGCGGTACCAGTCGCGGCGGGACTTGGGGGCCACGTCTCCGCGGAGCGAGAAGTAGACGCACGCGCCGTCGGTGTACGCGTGGGACTGGTGGGCCGAGGCGGCCAGGGTGCCGTCCACCGCCTCGATCGCGGCGACCACCTCGTCGTAGATCACCGGGAGGTCGGTCCAGGACGCGGCCATCTCCAGGGTGTCGGCGACGAAGCCCGGACCCGGCTCGAAGCCCTCGGCGGACTTGCCGACCAGCATCCGCTCGTCCAGCCAGCGCTCGAAGACGGCCCGGCTGTCCAGTTCGGGGCCGTACACCTCGCAGACCTCCTTCGCCACTTCGATGGAGGCGTCGACGAGGGCGGGGTCGCCCTCGTCGGCGATGAGCAGGAGGTTGGTCTCCGGGTGGCCGAAGTGGGTGCCCGACTCCAGGGCGTCGTACAGGCGCAGGACGGCCGGGGTGGCACCACGCTGCATGATCCGGCGGCAGGCCTCAAGGCCCTCGGCGAAGCTCTCGAATCCGTACGCCACGGCAGAGGCGTACTCGGGCAGCGGGTGGACCCGCAGCCGGGCCGAGACGATGACGCCTAGGGTGCCCTCGGAGCCGATGAACAGCTGGCGCAGGTCCGGGCCGACCGCGGCGCGGGCATAGTCGCCGTATGTGGCTCGCGTGCCGTCGGCGTGCACGACGTCGACGCCGACGACCATGTCCTCGATCTTGCCGTACCGGGTGGAGAGCTGGCCGGCGCCGCGGCAGGCGATCCAGCCGCCGACGGTGGAGACGGCGAACGCGGACGGCCAGTGGCCGGTGGTGACGCCGTACTCCTCCTGGAGCTGCTTCTCGAACAGGTCGCCGAACATGCCGGCCTGGACG is a genomic window of Streptomyces sp. Edi2 containing:
- a CDS encoding zinc-binding dehydrogenase, with product MKTRAAILRRVSAARPYSETRPVEVAELELGGPREGEVLVRVAAASLCHSDLSVVNGDRVRPLPMALGHEAVGVVQETGPGVGRVRPGDHVAMVFVPSCGFCADCAAGRPALCAQAAASNGSGALLHGPSLLTDASGAPVHHQLGVSAFSEYAVLAQESVVPIPKDISFGVASMFGCAVLTGAGAVINTAALRPGQSAVVYGLGGVGLSAVLGARAAGAYPVIAVDPVPEKRELALQLGATHAYDPAEALDAVRELTGGGAELAVEAVGSPRVMAQCLTSVARGGKVVSVGLPAPDRVLEIPALTFAGEGKSLLGSYMGDAVPRRDIPRFLDLWRAGLMPVERMHTGTLPLGDINTALEELTSGRAIRQVIDTSGMLTA
- a CDS encoding contact-dependent growth inhibition system immunity protein; this encodes MDRLLHLDRTLDELDPPRWVPPADDATRLVRTVHELRRVPLGELGPVDLRTLISQQVALPYVLPLAVRLLLEEPLLDACFYEGDLLRATVNAPAPVWAFLPELGARLRTVITALPESAVAGLPRGTAEELARFVGGPAR
- a CDS encoding FAD-binding oxidoreductase; protein product: MISRQTITHPFNRGNYTVGAPSPSKWARNTPVGDGAAALQADPVEVPETVVKALREAAHAVHTSRDEVVTRTRDWWAGSMIGETEGRPATPDAVFVEAADADQVAAVLRICHEAGIPVTPSAGRSNVTGAALPVFGGVVLDVCGLNRITGFDAGSNVVDVQAGMFGDLFEKQLQEEYGVTTGHWPSAFAVSTVGGWIACRGAGQLSTRYGKIEDMVVGVDVVHADGTRATYGDYARAAVGPDLRQLFIGSEGTLGVIVSARLRVHPLPEYASAVAYGFESFAEGLEACRRIMQRGATPAVLRLYDALESGTHFGHPETNLLLIADEGDPALVDASIEVAKEVCEVYGPELDSRAVFERWLDERMLVGKSAEGFEPGPGFVADTLEMAASWTDLPVIYDEVVAAIEAVDGTLAASAHQSHAYTDGACVYFSLRGDVAPKSRRDWYRAVWDAANAVLVAHGAALSHHHGCGLLRGPYMAKSLGAGFATFVAVKKALDPAGILNPGKLGLPSRFGTSPLS
- a CDS encoding SigE family RNA polymerase sigma factor, coding for MTGTGPEDRIEAERAYTEYVSARLPTLRRIAHLLCKDFHRADDVVQTTLTKLYVHWRRARAADDLDRYVHTMLVRCFLNEQRLEWARVRLSGSPHETPGLPPAAGVPDIETRTVVHTALLRVPARQRAVLVLRYLCDLPVAEVAGILGCSEGNVKSQSARGLTRLRAQLGGQLPVSAASRREA
- a CDS encoding antibiotic biosynthesis monooxygenase family protein yields the protein MSYVVVARYRTKEGEENSVLSLLDTVAAASRREPGNLAYRVHQGLEDPRTVVLYEEYGCEADFTAHCATPHFQDIVLGLIVPLLDSRDVLRCAPRPEVRA
- a CDS encoding glycerol-3-phosphate responsive antiterminator, with the protein product MTRSPSRSGAALDPRLTSALADIPVVASVVGTQPVRQFLTAPAKLCIVASLTVGQLPQVLPALGRAGKTVFVNVDSSPGLAQDRGALEFIKSMGAHGVVSTRLSLAEKGRPLGLLTMMKVFVTDRSNLRRSMDAVSRGAPDLVEVMPAPVIARMSPQSQRAMSPSVAAGFVESPADVALALALGSVAAATSDPRLWNLRRDQLPPVPPAALKRPTAPPQE